GAAGAATAACTCACAGGATTCACGCGTATCCAGTGGCTTGTTGATCTGCACGAAAACTTCGCTTGGGGGGCATACTATGGAGGGGTGTAGCGCTATCGCAAAAAGTGGCAACCTAGTGTCAACTATATTAGGACTTGACAAGAATGGATTTTTGTAGCGCAGGATGCCGATCCTGCGAAGTGAATGGGTGAGCCCCTTGGTGGAGAACACAATATGTGCACAGAGACAACATTGTGAAGATGACATGTAGATTCTCCTGAGTTTATTTGTTTATATTACATGATGTTGTGCCGCCCCTGATGAGGGTGCCGCGTTGGAACCGACGGGGACGTCGGTAATTCCATGTTCAGTGCTACGGACTGGTCAAAGTTGAACCCCTATCTCATCTCTCATCTCTCATCTCTCATCTCTCATCTCTCATCTCTCATCTCTCATCTCTCATCTCTCTTCTCTCATCTCTCATCTCTCATCTCTCTTCTCTCATCTCTCATCTCTCATCTCTCATCTCTCATCTCTCTTCTCTCATCTCTCATCTCTCATCTCTTATCTCTTATCTCTTATCTCTCATCTCTGAACCACCTTTCCACCTTTCTCCTAAAAATACCTTAGCAATAAATACGCTGTCGAGATCAGCATCGCGTTAAGGGTGAAAATAGCGCCGATTTTGGTGAACTCCTTGAAACTGATATGAAATCCGCTGCGGTTGGCGATGCCCACCGCCACGATATTTGAGGAAGCTCCGATCAGGGTTCCGTTGCCGCCAAGGCAGGTTCCCAATGACAGTGCCCACCAGATGGGATGCATCATTTGAGGATTGTTTATATAGGTTCCGAGCTTTTCCACCATGGGAATCATCGCTGCGACGAAGGGGACATTGTCGATTAATGAGGAAAATAGCCCCGACATCCATAGGATGACCATCGAGGTCGAGCGCGGTTCGTTGTTGGTCAAAACGACGACCTGGTGGGCGACCATATCGATAAACCCTGTCTTGACAAGGCTTTCCACAATCATGAAGAGTCCGATGAAAAAGAAGATCGTCACCCAATCGATATCGTTGATGATCACGTGTTCCACTTTTTTGCGGTTGCTCAGCAGGAGCAGGATCAAGCCCGCGCTCATGGAAATGGTTGCGGTTTCCAGCTTCAGATATCCTTGCAGGACAAGCCCCAGGAGCATCAGAAAGAGAATGACCAATGCCCGAATGAGTAGCTTTCTATCCTTGATCAGGTTTCCTTCCTGATAGCTCATCAGTTTGGCGCGATTGGCGACGTTGACTTTCATCCCCTTGCGATAGAATAAGATGATGAGCAGTGTGCTGGATAACGTGATCAGGACGACCGGTGGGGTCAGATTGAAGAAAAAATCCAGAAAATCATAGTCCGTGGCGCTACCGATCAGGATGTTTGGCGGATCTCCGATCATCGTCGCCGCGCCACCC
This window of the Candidatus Cloacimonadaceae bacterium genome carries:
- a CDS encoding ArsB/NhaD family transporter, coding for MLAALLIFVITYVLIITEWINKMLAAMLGGFAIVLTRIVDQSDAFTAVDWNVIFFLIGMMMVISVLRQTGLFMYIAIKTAKLAKGNPIRIMTYMFLITAFVSAFLGSVTTIMILVPIILLIASELKISPVPFIITMVIASNMGGAATMIGDPPNILIGSATDYDFLDFFFNLTPPVVLITLSSTLLIILFYRKGMKVNVANRAKLMSYQEGNLIKDRKLLIRALVILFLMLLGLVLQGYLKLETATISMSAGLILLLLSNRKKVEHVIINDIDWVTIFFFIGLFMIVESLVKTGFIDMVAHQVVVLTNNEPRSTSMVILWMSGLFSSLIDNVPFVAAMIPMVEKLGTYINNPQMMHPIWWALSLGTCLGGNGTLIGASSNIVAVGIANRSGFHISFKEFTKIGAIFTLNAMLISTAYLLLRYF